A region of the Longimicrobium sp. genome:
CACGTTTCCGTCGCTGGCGATGATCGCCGACAACCTGATGACCTTTGGCCCCGAGCAGCACGCGCGCTTCCGGCCGCTCGCCACCGCCATGCTGGCCCCGGCGTCGCTGCTGGCCATGGAGGACCGCGTCCGCGCCGTCTGCGCGCGCATCGTGGACGACGTTGCCGGCCGCCCCGGCTTCGACTTCGCCTCCGAGGTGGCGCTGCGGGTTCCCGTCGAGGTCCTCTTCGGCCTGTTCCTGGGCGTTCCGGACAGCGACCTGGCGCGGATGCGGGATTGTGTGCTCACCATCAACGCCATGGAAGACCCGGTCTTCTGCCAGCACGGCGCGGGAGTGATCGAGGCCGCCAAGGCGCTGTACGAATACGGCTTCGACCTGTTCCGCCGGCTTCGGGCGGAGCCCCCCGGGCCCACGCTGCTGAGCACGCTGGTGCACGGCGAGGCGCCCCAGGGGATGACGCCGGAGCAGTTCTTCCTGGTGTACTGGTTTCCGCTGATGGCCGGGGCGTTCGACACCACGGCCAGCACCATCGCCGGCGGCGTCCGGGCGCTGCTCGAGCACCCGGAGCAGCTGCGCCGGCTGCGCGAGGATCGCTCCCTTCTTCCCGTGGCGGTGGACGAGCTGGTCCGCTGGGTGTCGCCCGTGGTC
Encoded here:
- a CDS encoding cytochrome P450, which produces MTEFRFDDPDQYVHGTPYAEFARLRREAPFAWHQASQVRGDGFWLVTRHRDVVSISRDPARFATHAPILADPLPRALWGTFPSLAMIADNLMTFGPEQHARFRPLATAMLAPASLLAMEDRVRAVCARIVDDVAGRPGFDFASEVALRVPVEVLFGLFLGVPDSDLARMRDCVLTINAMEDPVFCQHGAGVIEAAKALYEYGFDLFRRLRAEPPGPTLLSTLVHGEAPQGMTPEQFFLVYWFPLMAGAFDTTASTIAGGVRALLEHPEQLRRLREDRSLLPVAVDELVRWVSPVVYFRRTATADVEYEGHSIRRGQKVVLCYASANRDEEVFANPDTFDVGRKPNRHVSFGYGPHFCPGGRIGSLVIRMFLEAHLDRIAELELDGPATGTRSAWMNRIWSMPVRHRTQVPAAGPAHASAA